DNA from Dietzia lutea:
GTTCAGGGCGCCGCCGAAGCCGGCCTCGGCGTCCGCGACGATCGGGGCGAGCCAGTTCTCGACCGAGGTGTCACCCTCGATGCGGGCGATCTCGTCGGCGCGCAGTAGGGCGTTGTTGATTCGACGGACGACGGTCGGGACCGAGTTGGCCGGGTACAGCGACTGGTCCGGGTAGGTGTGGCCCGAGAGGTTGGCGTCGCCGGCGACCTGCCAGCCGGAGAGGTAGACGGCCTCGAGTCCCGCGCGGATCTGCTGCACGGCCTGGTTGCCGGTCAGCGCGCCGAGGGAGTTGACGAAGTCCTTGGTGTTGACCTTCTCCCAGAGGATCTCCGCACCACGACGGGCGAGGGTGTGGTCCTCGACCACGGTGCCCTGGAGCTCGGCGACCTGCTCCGCGGTGTAGTTGCGGGTGACGCCCTTCCAGCGGGGATTGGTGTCCCAGTCCTTCTGGATCTCTTCAGCGGTACGTGCCTTGCCGACGTTCGACATCGCGACTCTTTCCTACTCGGGGGGCGGGCCGTGATTCGCAGTCTTGCGAGCCGCTGGCCCCGTACTGCCCATAGCGTGCCACATCGCGGACAGCCCGTCTACCTGCAGGTAATGCGAATATGGCGAGTTTATTGGAGACTTTTGCAAAGTTTGCGAAGATTGTGTGGCACGCCATGGACGGGAGGGCCGAAGCCGATGAACGCCTCACATATGGGATCGCGACTGAGACGTCTGCGGGAGGAGCACGGTCTGACCCAGTCCGCCTTCGCGCAGTCGCTCGGCTTGTCGTCGTCGTACCTCAACCAACTCGAGAAGGACACCCGCCCCGTCACCTCCCGGGTCCTCGTCAAGATCTCCGAGGTCTACGGCGTCGACTCCACGTTCTTCGCCTCCGACTCCGACACGCGCCTCATCGCGGCGGTGACGGAGGCCCTTACCGACACGCAGCTCTCCGCCGAGGTCCCCGCCGCGGAGGTCGTCGAACTCGTCCGCGCGCATCCCTCCCTCGCCCGCGCCTTCACCCTCCTGCACCAGCGCTACCGCAACTCCTCCGACCTGCTGGCCGCCCTCACCGAGACCCGCAACGCGCCCGACACCCCGGTCGACCGCGCCGTCCTGTCGATGCCGCACGAGGAGGTGCGCGACTACTTCTACCAGCGGCAGAACTACATCGACTCCCTCGACACCGCGGCCGAGGAGCTCACCACCCGCATCCGGCTCAACCGCGGCGACGTGCGCGCGGAGCTCGAGCACCGCATAGCCGAGGCCCACGGCGTGCGCATCGTCCGCCGCGTCGACCTGCCCGACGGGCTGTGGCACCGCTACCTCACCGACGAGCGTCGCCTCGAGCTGTCCGCCCACATGACCCCGGGCCAGCAGGCGTTCCGCGTGGCCTCCGAGCTGGCGTTCCTCGAGCACCGCGAGCTGCTGGAGAGCCTCGTCGACGAGGGCTCGTTCAGCTCCCCCGCCGCCGTCGCCCTGGGCCTGCGCGGCCTGGCCAGCTACTTCGCCGCCGCCGTCCTCATGCCCTACCAGCGCTTCCTCGACACCGCCGAGGACTTCCGCTACGACATCGAGCGGCTCATGGCCTTCCACGCCACCGGCTACGAGACCGTCTGCCACCGGCTGTCGACCCTGCAGCGGCCGGGCGCGTCCGGGGTGCCGTTCAGCTTCGTGCGCGTCGACCGCGCCGGCAACATGTCCAAGCGCCAGTCCGCCTCCGGGTTCCACTTCACCACCTCGGGCGGCACGTGCCCGCTGTGGAACATCTACGAGTCGTTCTCGTTCCCCGGCAAGATCATGCGGCAGGTCGCCCAGATGCCCGACGGCCGGCTGCACCTGTGGGTCTCGCGCACCGTGACCACCCGGCCGATGCGGTTCGGGCAGCCGCGTAAGACGTTCGCGATCGGGCTGGGCTGCGAGGCCCGCCACGCCCACCGCACCGTCTACGCGCAGGGGTTGGACCTCGACGACGTCGACGCCGCCACCAAGATCGGCTCCGGCTGCCGCATGTGCGACCGCCCCGCCTGCCCGCAGCGCGCCTTCCCGCCGCTCAATCACGAGCTGCGGGTGGACGCCCACCGCTCGTCGCTCTCGCCGTACCTCCTCGGCGAACCCGCCTCCGCCGGGTCCGCGCCTGACCTACCCTGACGGCCATGAGCCAGCCGCATGACAGCAGCGCCCGCAGCGACAACGCCCCCGCCGCCGGTCCCGCGCGTATCCGGCCGGGCGGGTTCCGCGAGCTCGGCCCGTTCGGCTGGGCGGTCAACCGCATCGGCGCGCGCATCACCGGCTCGCGCGACGTCCACCTGTTCGCCACGCTCGGCCGCGCCCGCCGCCTCTTCCCCGCCTGGCTCGCCTACTCGGGGATGATGATGCCGTTCGGGATCCTCGACCGCCGCACCACCGAGCTGGTGATCCTGCGCGTGGCCCACCTGCGGGGCAGCGTGTATGAGAGGGCGCACCACGAGCGCATCGGCGCGCGGGTGGGACTGGACGACGACGAGATCGCCCGCACTACCCGCGACCCCGCCTCCGCGGGTTGGCCGGACCGGCTGGAGGTGCTGCTCACGGCCGTCGACGAGCTGGTGCGGACGAAGGACGTGCACGACGAGACATGGTCCGCCCTCGCCGAATACTTGAACCCGGGGGAGCTGGTCGCGCTGGTGCAGCTGGTCGCGCAGTACGACGGCCTGGCCACCTCCCTGCAGGCGCTGCGCATCCAGCCGGACCGCCCCCGCTGACGCCGCCGGGCCCACTCCCCCTGACGCCGACTGGCCTTCCGCCTGCCCTCTCGCGCCCGACGCTCTCGCTGTTCCCGCCTCTGGCCGACTTGCGCTGGCCGTTCGCCCGCCGGCCTGCGGACCGTCCGACTCGCGCTGGCCGATCGCCCGCCGGCCTGCGGACCGTCCGACTCGCGCTGGCCGATCGCCCGCCGGTCCGCCCGCCGCCGGTCAGGAGCGGGCAGAGAGCCAGCGCGCCCCGGCCCACGTGCGCTGCCCCTTTGCCCCGCGCTGGCCGAATGCTCGAAAACCACCGGGGTGCGCTGGCTGAATGGTCCATTCACGCAGCACAGGGCGAAAAGGCAGCGCACCCGGAGGCACTCGTGCTGCGGCTCTGCTCGGCAGACTCTGCTCGATCGGCCCTGCTCGGCAATCCTTACTCGGTCGGCGCCGCTTAGCCACCCCCGCTCGGCCCGCCTGATCCGGGCACCGCCCGCCCGTCCCCGCATCAGGCGGCGAAGCGACGCACCCGATAGGCGGCCTCGACCTGCCCGAGGATCTCGTCCTGCTGGTGTCTGAAGAGTCTGCGGTCGACCACGATGATGATCCACCCGGCGGCCTGGAGTCGGTTCCTCCGCTGGCGGTCCTTCGACTGCTGGACGGGATCGTCGTGGTGCGGCCCGTCGTACTCGACCGCGATCTTGTGCACGGGGTCCGCGAGGTCCAGCCGGTAGCCCAGCTCCGGGACGTCTACCTGCGGAACGAAGTCGGTGAAACCGGCCGCCTTGAGGAACAAACGGGTCTCCGTCTCCCTCGGCGACTCGGACCGGGGATCGGCATCGTCGATCACCCGCCGCACGCGCGATACTCCCCAGGTACCCGCCATGTACGCCACGGTCTCCTGCATCGCCGCGCGACTGACGCCCCTCTGGTAGAACTTCTCCATCGCGAGGACTCCGTCGACGTGCGGGCTGAACCGCGCGATGTCGAACGCTGTCCAGCGCAGCGCGGTGACCGGCACACCTCGGATGGTGGTGATCGCACGCTCGGGCACGACATACCGCCTCATCCGCAGGCCACGGCGCGCCCGGCCATGCGGGCCGACGCACAGTTCCGGGACCGCGTCATCGGGCGGCTCGATGCCGTGCAGGACGGCAGCTGACCAACCGGTCAGAACCGCTCGCGGGTACAGCCGGGTGTACGCGACCGACAGCGTCTCGAAATCGCGAACCGCGCTGGACGCGAGCCACAGTTCGTCTGCGATCTTGACGTACTCGCGCTCGCGCCTACGCCGCGGAATGGTCGCGATCTCGTGGCACAGCCGCGCGGATGCCAGTGCCGGGTGGATGTCGTGGTCGGGGCCGTTCATGGCCCGCATCCTGCCCGGCCGCCCGCGGGGTGGTGTGCGGGAATCCGCGTCGGAGGCGGCTGCCTGTGGAGAAGGAACGCCTGTGGATGACGAACGATCCCGGGACCGGCCGGGTCGGCTAGCGCGCAGACGCGCAGCGCGAGTCCGCCCGGATGCGCTGCCCCTCTGCCATGTGCTGGCTAATTGGTCCCGTCAGCCAGCGCACCCCGGCCCGAAGCGGGCATTCAGCCAGCGTAAGCCGAAGAGGCAGCGCGAGTCCGAGCAGGTGCGCTGCGTCCATGCACGCGACCCGCCGGGCCTGAACGGGCCGGCCCGGTGGGACCCGCTCAGACCTGCTCAGACCTGTTCGGGGCAGGACAGGCAGACGCGGGCGCGGTCGTCGAGGCCGACCGTCACCGTCTGCCCCGCCGGCACGTGCACGTCGCGGCCCTGCACCGTGCACTCGAAGCCGGCGCCGTTGAGGTTGGCGATCGTGATGTCGTGGTGGTCGCAGCGGACCCGCACGTGCGTGCCCCGCACCGTCATCCGGAACGTCAGCGACCCCCACTGCGCGGGCACCCGCGGGTCGAACGAGATCTCACCCCGGTAGTCGCGCATCCCGCCGAAGCCGCTGACCAGCGCCGACCAGACCCCGCCGGTGGAGGCGACGTGGATGCCGTCGGAGGCGTTGCCGTGCACGTCGGCCAGGTCCACCACGAGTGCCTTCTGGAAGTGCTCGAACGCCTCGTCGCAGTAGCCGATCTCGGCGGCGATGATCGCCTGCACCACGGCCGACAGGGTGGAGTCGCCGGTGGTCAACGGGTCGTAGTACTCGAAGTTCGCCCGCTTCTGCTCCTCGCTGAACTCGTCACCGCGCAGGAACATGGCCAGCACGACGTCGGCCTGCTTGAGCACCTGATGCCGGTAGATGACCAGCGGATGGAAGTGCAGCAGGAGCGGCCGGCGGGGTTCCTCGAGGTCCTGGTCCCAGACCTCCTTGGCGAGGAAGTCCTGGTCCTGCGGGTGGACGCCCAGTTCATCGTCGAACGCGATCACCATGTTCTCGGCGGCGCGCCTCCACTCGGCGATCTCCTCGTCGCGGAGCTTCAGCCGCCGGCAGATCGCCTCCCACTGGCCGTTGCCCAGATCGGCGATCCGCTTGCAGGCGATCGCCGCCGCGACGAGGTTGAAGCGCGCCATCACGTTGGTGAACAGGTTGTTGTCCACGACGGTCGTGTACTCGTCGGGCCCGGTCACCCCGTGGATGTGGAACATGCCGTCGCCGTCGAAGAACCCGAGGGAGACCCACATCCGCGCGGTCTCGACGAGCATGTCCACGCCCTCACGGATCATGAACTCGCGGTCCTCGGTGGCCCACAGGTACTTGATCAGGGCGTGCGCGATGTCGGCGTTGATGTGGTACTGGGCGGTGCCGGCCTCGTAGTAGGCGGATGCCTCTTCGCCGTTGATCGTGCGCCACGGGTAGAGGGCGCCCTTCACGGACAGGAATTTCGCCCGCTCCCGCGCCTTGTCGAGCATGTTGTACCGGAAGCGCAGGGCGTTCCGGGCGAACCGCGGCATCGTGTACGTCAGGAACGGCAGGACGTAGGTCTCGGTGTCCCAGAAATAGTGCCCGGAGTATCCGCTGCCGGTGACGCCCTTGGCGGCGATGCCGTTGTACTCCGCGCGGGCGGAGGCCTGGGCCAGCTGGAAGAGGTTGAACCGGATGGCCTGCTGCGTCTCCGCGGGGCCGTCCACCTCGACGTCGGCCCGCTCCCAGAAGTGGTCGTACCAGTCCCGCTGGGTGCGGTGCAGGTCCTCCACGCCGCGTTCGCGGGCCCGGCTGAGGGTGCGCGAGCACCGGTCGGCGAGTTCTACGGCGGGGACGACCTCGGACGTGTGGTACGCGGCGAACTTGGTCAGCTTGAGCACGCGCCCCGGGGTGACGTGCGCGTGGTAGACGACCTTCGACGAGTCGTCATCGATCTCGTGGCTCAGGGCCACGTCGTCCTCGGTCTCGAGGATGTGGTCGACGGCCACGGCGATGGTCATGCCGGAGTTGGCGCAGCGGTAGCCGTGCACCTGGTAGCCGCGCTGGCCCTCGCAGAGCTGCGATTCGAGGACGCGGTGGTCGAGTCCCTCGGCGCGGCGGGGATCGAAGCCCCGCTCGGGGACGTCGTCGGCGGAGCCGTACTCGTCCTCGCCGTCCTGCCGGTTGAGGACCTGGGAGGAGATGACGACCGGGGCGGGTTCCTCGGGGAGCTCGATCTCGTAGGTCATCACGGCGAGGTGCTTCTCCACCATCGACACCATGCGGGTGGTGCGGATGACGACCT
Protein-coding regions in this window:
- the ramB gene encoding acetate metabolism transcriptional regulator RamB, whose translation is MNASHMGSRLRRLREEHGLTQSAFAQSLGLSSSYLNQLEKDTRPVTSRVLVKISEVYGVDSTFFASDSDTRLIAAVTEALTDTQLSAEVPAAEVVELVRAHPSLARAFTLLHQRYRNSSDLLAALTETRNAPDTPVDRAVLSMPHEEVRDYFYQRQNYIDSLDTAAEELTTRIRLNRGDVRAELEHRIAEAHGVRIVRRVDLPDGLWHRYLTDERRLELSAHMTPGQQAFRVASELAFLEHRELLESLVDEGSFSSPAAVALGLRGLASYFAAAVLMPYQRFLDTAEDFRYDIERLMAFHATGYETVCHRLSTLQRPGASGVPFSFVRVDRAGNMSKRQSASGFHFTTSGGTCPLWNIYESFSFPGKIMRQVAQMPDGRLHLWVSRTVTTRPMRFGQPRKTFAIGLGCEARHAHRTVYAQGLDLDDVDAATKIGSGCRMCDRPACPQRAFPPLNHELRVDAHRSSLSPYLLGEPASAGSAPDLP
- a CDS encoding carboxymuconolactone decarboxylase family protein is translated as MSQPHDSSARSDNAPAAGPARIRPGGFRELGPFGWAVNRIGARITGSRDVHLFATLGRARRLFPAWLAYSGMMMPFGILDRRTTELVILRVAHLRGSVYERAHHERIGARVGLDDDEIARTTRDPASAGWPDRLEVLLTAVDELVRTKDVHDETWSALAEYLNPGELVALVQLVAQYDGLATSLQALRIQPDRPR
- a CDS encoding endonuclease domain-containing protein, with protein sequence MNGPDHDIHPALASARLCHEIATIPRRRREREYVKIADELWLASSAVRDFETLSVAYTRLYPRAVLTGWSAAVLHGIEPPDDAVPELCVGPHGRARRGLRMRRYVVPERAITTIRGVPVTALRWTAFDIARFSPHVDGVLAMEKFYQRGVSRAAMQETVAYMAGTWGVSRVRRVIDDADPRSESPRETETRLFLKAAGFTDFVPQVDVPELGYRLDLADPVHKIAVEYDGPHHDDPVQQSKDRQRRNRLQAAGWIIIVVDRRLFRHQQDEILGQVEAAYRVRRFAA
- a CDS encoding glycoside hydrolase family 65 protein translates to MTRIPISRGPVHDTVGQSVPGNIRTTYGVNLRSHLEVPEINRSTHPADPWRWVETSPKASPRGVAETQFAVANGYLGMRGNPDEGRDSSQHGTFVNGFHETWHIQHAEDAYGLAREGQTMIQAPDTKTIRLYVDDEPLRLGVADLEHYERSIDFRDGILRRELVWHTPAGKKVVIRTTRMVSMVEKHLAVMTYEIELPEEPAPVVISSQVLNRQDGEDEYGSADDVPERGFDPRRAEGLDHRVLESQLCEGQRGYQVHGYRCANSGMTIAVAVDHILETEDDVALSHEIDDDSSKVVYHAHVTPGRVLKLTKFAAYHTSEVVPAVELADRCSRTLSRARERGVEDLHRTQRDWYDHFWERADVEVDGPAETQQAIRFNLFQLAQASARAEYNGIAAKGVTGSGYSGHYFWDTETYVLPFLTYTMPRFARNALRFRYNMLDKARERAKFLSVKGALYPWRTINGEEASAYYEAGTAQYHINADIAHALIKYLWATEDREFMIREGVDMLVETARMWVSLGFFDGDGMFHIHGVTGPDEYTTVVDNNLFTNVMARFNLVAAAIACKRIADLGNGQWEAICRRLKLRDEEIAEWRRAAENMVIAFDDELGVHPQDQDFLAKEVWDQDLEEPRRPLLLHFHPLVIYRHQVLKQADVVLAMFLRGDEFSEEQKRANFEYYDPLTTGDSTLSAVVQAIIAAEIGYCDEAFEHFQKALVVDLADVHGNASDGIHVASTGGVWSALVSGFGGMRDYRGEISFDPRVPAQWGSLTFRMTVRGTHVRVRCDHHDITIANLNGAGFECTVQGRDVHVPAGQTVTVGLDDRARVCLSCPEQV